In a genomic window of Sphingomonas koreensis:
- a CDS encoding MFS transporter codes for MKLNPPLLALAAGAFGIGVTEFAPMGLLPVIANDLGVSIPAAGLLVSAYALGVLIGAPLMTLTTGRVPRRTLLIGLAAIFTLGNLLSAVADGYWTLLAARVLTSLNHGAFFGVGSIVAASVVAPDRKAGAVAAMFMGLTVAIIVGVPLSTWAGEHLGWRASFWAIAGLGVVTMAALRFTLPAMPAPEGGNVADELRVLARKPVLAALGLTVIGSSAMFTVFTYITPILQTQTRASLAFVTAMLVVYGVGLTVGNWLGGKFADKSVDRTLIVTLASLSAVLVAFAALMPFHAPVTVLVFLWGVASFALVPPLQVRVMTAAADAPNLASSVNIGAFNLGNAIGAALGGAVIAGGLGYPAVSLAGAATSAIGLIMVLLARRGSAPAGGERLAAGTC; via the coding sequence ATGAAGCTCAATCCTCCATTGCTCGCGCTCGCCGCGGGCGCCTTCGGCATCGGCGTGACCGAGTTCGCGCCGATGGGCCTGCTGCCCGTTATTGCCAACGATCTGGGCGTTTCGATCCCCGCCGCCGGGCTGCTGGTCAGCGCCTATGCGCTGGGCGTGCTGATCGGCGCCCCGCTGATGACGCTGACCACCGGGCGCGTGCCGCGACGGACGCTGCTGATCGGTCTTGCCGCGATCTTCACGCTCGGCAACCTGCTGTCCGCCGTCGCCGACGGCTATTGGACACTGCTCGCGGCGCGCGTGCTTACCTCCCTCAACCATGGAGCGTTCTTCGGCGTCGGATCGATCGTCGCAGCGAGCGTGGTCGCGCCCGACCGCAAGGCCGGCGCGGTCGCGGCGATGTTCATGGGGCTGACGGTGGCGATCATCGTCGGTGTGCCGCTCTCGACCTGGGCGGGCGAGCATCTCGGCTGGCGTGCGTCTTTCTGGGCGATTGCGGGGCTGGGCGTGGTGACGATGGCGGCGCTACGCTTCACCCTGCCCGCGATGCCAGCGCCGGAAGGCGGCAATGTAGCCGACGAGTTGCGCGTGCTGGCGCGCAAACCGGTGCTCGCCGCGCTCGGCCTCACCGTGATCGGCTCGAGCGCGATGTTCACCGTGTTCACCTACATCACCCCGATCCTGCAGACCCAGACCCGCGCTTCGCTGGCGTTCGTGACGGCGATGCTGGTGGTCTATGGCGTAGGCCTCACCGTGGGCAACTGGCTGGGCGGCAAGTTCGCCGACAAGTCGGTCGATCGGACGCTGATCGTCACCCTCGCCTCGCTGTCGGCGGTGCTGGTCGCTTTCGCCGCACTGATGCCCTTCCATGCGCCAGTCACGGTCCTGGTGTTCCTGTGGGGCGTGGCGAGCTTCGCACTGGTCCCGCCGCTTCAGGTGCGGGTGATGACCGCCGCGGCGGATGCGCCCAACCTCGCCTCGTCGGTCAATATCGGCGCGTTCAACCTCGGCAACGCTATCGGCGCAGCGCTGGGGGGCGCGGTTATCGCTGGCGGGCTGGGTTATCCGGCGGTTTCGCTGGCGGGCGCGGCGACCTCCGCGATCGGCCTGATCATGGTGCTGTTGGCGCGCCGCGGAAGCGCCCCGGCCGGGGGAGAAAGGCTGGCTGCGGGCACCTGTTGA
- a CDS encoding ArsR/SmtB family transcription factor, whose translation MLKHQDVDTLLRALAEPTRRSIIERLSNAPAAVGELAKPYDMSLAAVMQHLQVLEAAGIIASEKVGRSRICRLEPEGMDALALWIEARRHPSERKLDRLAAFLNETGDKP comes from the coding sequence ATGCTTAAGCATCAGGACGTCGATACCCTGCTTCGCGCGTTGGCCGAACCGACCCGTCGGTCGATCATCGAGCGATTGAGCAACGCCCCGGCTGCGGTCGGGGAGTTGGCCAAGCCCTATGACATGTCGCTCGCGGCGGTCATGCAGCATCTGCAGGTGCTGGAGGCGGCGGGGATCATCGCAAGTGAAAAGGTCGGGCGTTCCCGCATCTGCCGGCTGGAGCCGGAAGGGATGGACGCGCTCGCCCTGTGGATCGAAGCCAGGCGTCATCCGTCCGAGCGCAAGCTGGACCGGCTGGCCGCCTTCCTCAACGAAACCGGAGACAAGCCATGA
- a CDS encoding SRPBCC family protein yields the protein MTDTTATKPAVHSTFRIERFYNASPDRVFGAFSNPDSKRRWLIEGEGWEIFEYTPSFEIGGHERSRFAYQGGPEILNETIYQDIVPGERLVYCYRMAMAGAPMSASLTTIELVEKDGGTLLIQTEQGTYLDGHDDGTMREQGCRELLEALAKEVEG from the coding sequence ATGACCGATACCACTGCCACCAAGCCCGCCGTGCACAGCACCTTCCGCATCGAGCGCTTCTACAATGCCAGCCCGGACCGCGTGTTCGGCGCCTTTTCCAACCCCGACTCCAAGCGCCGCTGGCTGATCGAGGGCGAAGGATGGGAGATCTTCGAATACACACCGTCTTTCGAGATCGGCGGCCATGAGCGCTCGCGCTTCGCCTATCAGGGCGGGCCGGAGATCCTCAATGAGACCATCTATCAGGACATCGTCCCTGGCGAGCGGCTGGTCTATTGTTACCGCATGGCGATGGCAGGCGCGCCGATGTCCGCGTCGCTGACCACGATCGAGCTGGTCGAGAAGGACGGCGGAACGCTGCTCATCCAGACCGAGCAGGGCACCTATCTCGACGGCCATGACGACGGCACGATGCGCGAACAGGGCTGCCGCGAGCTGCTCGAGGCGCTTGCCAAGGAGGTCGAGGGCTGA
- a CDS encoding cold-shock protein, which produces MITGTVKFFNPDKGFGFIAPEGGGGDAFVHISAVERAGMRTLDKDQRVTYELETDNRGKTSAVNLQSA; this is translated from the coding sequence ATGATCACCGGAACCGTGAAATTCTTCAATCCTGACAAAGGCTTCGGCTTCATCGCGCCCGAAGGCGGGGGTGGCGATGCCTTCGTCCACATCTCCGCGGTTGAGCGCGCCGGGATGCGGACGCTGGATAAGGACCAGCGCGTCACCTACGAGCTCGAGACCGACAACCGCGGCAAGACTTCGGCCGTCAATCTCCAGTCCGCCTGA
- a CDS encoding DUF6481 family protein: MAAYREPGFEERAALAARAKSAALARLRARPPIDEAERAARAVRALKRETAAEEKRAAKRMTREAAAALKRIATAEISAVEDTQANATGTTEADRKAARDARYAARKGRKSK; the protein is encoded by the coding sequence ATGGCAGCTTATCGGGAACCCGGCTTTGAGGAGCGCGCGGCGCTTGCCGCACGCGCCAAAAGTGCCGCGCTGGCGCGTCTGCGGGCAAGGCCGCCCATCGACGAAGCCGAGCGGGCGGCTCGCGCTGTCCGAGCGCTTAAGCGCGAGACTGCTGCGGAGGAGAAGCGTGCTGCAAAGCGCATGACTCGCGAAGCGGCTGCCGCACTCAAACGCATCGCCACGGCCGAAATATCCGCTGTGGAGGATACGCAGGCCAACGCGACCGGGACCACCGAAGCCGATCGCAAGGCGGCCCGCGACGCCCGCTATGCTGCACGCAAGGGCAGGAAGTCGAAATAG
- the guaB gene encoding IMP dehydrogenase has translation MDIPLGLTFDDVLLYPGESEVLPSMADTRTHVTRDIKLNIPILSSAMDTVTEADMAIVMAQLGGMGVLHRNLSIEEQVEAVRIVKRFESGMVVNPITMTPTGTLAEAQALMARHKISGIPITEASGKLVGILTNRDVRFAENPKQPVSELMTHENLATVSIGVGQEEARRLLHARRIEKLLVVDDAYRCVGLITVKDIEKAVTYPDATKDSAGRLCVAAATTVGDKGFERTEALVDAEVDLIVIDTAHGHNKDVARAVERVKKLSNRVQVVAGNVATGEATKALIGAGADGVKVGIGPGSICTTRVVAGVGVPQLTAVMDSANEAAKSGVPVIADGGLRTSGDLAKALAAGASTCMVGSLLAGTEEAPGETFLYQGRAYKSYRGMGSVGAMGRGSADRYFQGDIKDQLKLVPEGIEGQVAFKGPAKDVIHQLVGGIKAAMGYTGAATIPDLQKKGRFVRITGAGLRESHVHDVTITREAPNYPTR, from the coding sequence ATGGATATCCCCCTCGGTCTCACCTTCGACGACGTCCTTCTCTATCCGGGCGAATCCGAAGTGTTGCCGAGCATGGCGGACACCCGCACCCATGTGACGCGCGACATCAAGCTCAATATCCCGATCCTCTCCTCGGCGATGGACACGGTCACCGAGGCCGATATGGCGATCGTCATGGCGCAGCTCGGCGGGATGGGCGTGCTCCACCGCAACCTGTCGATCGAGGAGCAGGTCGAGGCGGTGCGGATCGTCAAGCGATTCGAGAGCGGGATGGTCGTCAATCCGATCACCATGACCCCCACCGGAACGCTGGCCGAGGCGCAGGCATTGATGGCACGGCACAAAATCAGCGGTATTCCAATCACCGAAGCGTCGGGCAAGCTGGTCGGCATCCTCACCAATCGCGACGTGCGCTTCGCCGAGAATCCCAAGCAGCCGGTCAGCGAGCTGATGACGCACGAGAATCTCGCCACCGTTTCGATCGGGGTCGGACAGGAAGAGGCGCGCCGCCTGCTCCACGCCCGCCGGATCGAGAAATTGCTGGTGGTCGACGATGCCTATCGTTGCGTCGGGCTGATCACGGTCAAGGATATCGAGAAGGCGGTCACCTATCCCGACGCGACCAAGGACAGTGCAGGCCGCCTGTGCGTCGCCGCCGCGACGACGGTCGGCGACAAGGGCTTCGAGCGCACCGAGGCGCTGGTCGATGCCGAAGTCGACCTGATCGTGATCGACACCGCGCACGGCCACAACAAGGACGTTGCGCGCGCGGTCGAGCGGGTGAAGAAGCTCTCCAACCGCGTCCAGGTCGTCGCCGGCAACGTCGCGACGGGCGAGGCGACCAAGGCGCTGATCGGCGCGGGCGCGGACGGGGTGAAGGTCGGCATCGGCCCCGGATCGATCTGCACCACCCGCGTCGTCGCGGGGGTCGGCGTGCCGCAGCTCACCGCGGTGATGGACAGCGCCAACGAGGCCGCCAAGTCGGGCGTGCCGGTGATCGCCGATGGCGGACTTCGCACCTCGGGCGACCTTGCCAAGGCGCTGGCGGCGGGCGCATCGACCTGCATGGTCGGCTCGCTGCTCGCGGGGACCGAGGAAGCGCCGGGCGAGACCTTCCTGTATCAGGGCCGCGCCTACAAATCGTATCGCGGCATGGGCAGCGTCGGCGCGATGGGCCGCGGCTCGGCCGACCGCTATTTCCAGGGCGACATCAAGGACCAGCTCAAGCTCGTTCCTGAAGGGATCGAGGGACAGGTAGCGTTCAAGGGCCCGGCAAAGGACGTGATCCACCAGCTCGTCGGCGGCATCAAGGCCGCGATGGGCTATACCGGCGCGGCGACGATCCCCGACCTGCAGAAGAAGGGCCGTTTCGTCCGCATCACCGGCGCAGGCCTGCGCGAGAGCCATGTCCATGACGTGACGATCACGCGCGAGGCGCCCAACTACCCGACGCGCTAG
- a CDS encoding DUF2809 domain-containing protein: MTFRTGHAIAALVLLAVEVLIALFVNDAFVRPYLGDVLAVILVFMAIRAVSAAGPWTAAAVALSVAVAIELGQLIGILHILGLAHHPWLRVVLGTGFDVRDLFAYAIGAVIAVGAERMATRNVSAIE, from the coding sequence GTGACCTTCCGGACTGGCCACGCCATTGCCGCACTGGTGCTGCTTGCGGTGGAGGTGCTGATCGCGTTGTTCGTGAACGATGCCTTCGTCCGGCCCTATCTGGGCGACGTGTTGGCCGTGATCCTCGTGTTCATGGCGATCCGCGCAGTGTCTGCAGCGGGGCCGTGGACGGCGGCGGCGGTCGCGCTTTCGGTCGCGGTGGCCATCGAATTGGGCCAGCTGATCGGCATCCTGCACATCCTCGGCCTCGCCCATCACCCATGGCTGCGAGTCGTACTCGGCACCGGTTTCGACGTCAGGGATCTGTTTGCCTATGCGATCGGCGCCGTGATTGCGGTCGGTGCGGAGCGCATGGCGACACGGAACGTTTCGGCGATCGAATGA